A genomic window from Ischnura elegans chromosome 10, ioIscEleg1.1, whole genome shotgun sequence includes:
- the LOC124167085 gene encoding uncharacterized protein LOC124167085, with product MPRRYQRLPYWRTRIPHMCIFSVRIHFIQMATEVTELMRGEELAYSGESYAGAGAKDSHHGYTFQFHLLMLYATRALNLGIKDFKLATEMVDAGKFDDVVFYFPKEDGRSGRYFQFVQAKHALNCSSKNIRPSHLLDRSGGPFSLVKYFDSYRSIKQNSELLMCQDEVKSLVICSNMSFRFGESVGHFNFQEDILKSCGEDEILGNKLLKFKSDFEGRRELVLFLKNDLVSLPRAFASAVNKSQRFNLKAISEKERNSHLYKSYLRTLTREVLHTNFRSFREVFIQGKGLSPAASHFRDELWFQYLDKKREGADETAFLVFLSSREVEISVNSEEIVEEEALSPKALAKCILDMLMADRSSKNIKVSSAEPAIRKSIEALLDLVLVQRGKRLVFDFGFLNGKWLPDRLLRFKESLKARLKNADIEFSALDGYSFEMDDICDVSSRYCGDRLEQDVVEFLEKLCFSFNQPGILEMESQVKAEVAKFLNVSDASNAYGKFFSMMYSWAESKDARYMTEKDVKRFFYERKREMAGGIRFNLRHPVYDFVGREQPLRLVHELLQGGSEANCSVVPRAVVISGLGGMGKSELAREYAKRHHPSQYGNVIWIDSENRERLEWSFKMLAFGRLGILKEDKNGELKDIEIIVQETYDFFCGKKTLFIFDNAVYSEHLAMFFPKFSHGDEQVFVLMTARTRDWKGFPIVDLDNFSPEEAFEFVQLSVGQCSDWDSHLAHKLLKKLDYFPLALKQACSYIEEMAHVPDSQNSPMTKYLSLFDRSSEELLKSPFRKELLNSYSETTYTTMKVAMDHVRLSKIGKPALHILNVITFLSPDSIPIDTLRNAYPRFTTKEIDASLDLLQKLAVVKLNESQAIIHRMVQSVNKISLRKTGQKEEIIYEAMRLAEVMDVEHQMSVWNSVCEHKRLVRAFCRIPGKISEQLSKKLMSSPALDFMQGAIKDLSKHLGPEDYETLCARRDIGRILYYDGKFEDAANVQKQIWEDMRRVLGKNDPDIFVTMHHYGMSLQSAGKYEESLKVFKELVDRGSVIMGAEHSSVLFAKEQLVQLHRRLGKKDLNEEKYLGELEDWAKTVIKQREVSHHRKETSDKSYSRATQGSKVEEYQRLLLKKAGFIEQVDFDDLLNAYLILAKKCSEQERLGEGCEYYKSALELLEREYASDHPKIKLVRIEIAQLLILMGRHKEALKFLQEGDMMKGNVWGDLYASQHSFFMARALWGMGQSEESFKYIAQCLRLNKKDGMADSEVISFCEAIMFKLTKRRRYKEIISLLQRLHEVLKEDITLGPHLEAISETLTPLAATIRENGCKKEALEVLKYAFQLQKLMYGENDVRTLRSKLCFSQHYCEYGTDSSRKKGIKYLIEVQDAVMGMELPEEFELRKMVLYSLKRYQNC from the exons gATTCACTTCATCCAAATGGCTACTGAGGTAACTGAGTTGATGAGAGGTGAGGAGTTGGCATACTCAGGGGAGTCCTATGCTGGCGCTGGTGCCAAGGACAGCCATCATGGCTACACGTTCCAGTTCCACCTGTTGATGCTGTATGCCACGAGGGCGCTCAACCTTGGGATAAAGGATTTCAAGTTGGCCACAGAGATGGTGGATGCAGGGAAGTTTGACGACGTGGTCTTCTACTTTCCAAAGGAAGATGGCAGGAGTGGACG GTATTTTCAATTTGTCCAGGCAAAGCATGCACTCAACTGCAGCTCAAAGAATATCAGGCCCTCTCACCTCCTCGACAGATCTGGAGGACCATTTAGCCTAGTTAAGTATTTTGACTCGTACCGCAGCATTAAGCAGAACTCAGAGCTGTTAATGTGCCAGGATGAGGTGAAATCCCTTGTGATATGCAGCAACATGAGTTTCAGATTTGGGGAATCTGTTGGCCATTTTAATTTCCAAGAAGACATATTGAAGAGCTGTGGGGAAGATGAAATCCTGGGCAACAAATTGCTGAAATTTAAGAGTGACTTTGAGGGAAGGAGGGAGCTAGTCCTCTTCTTGAAGAATGATCTGGTGAGCCTCCCTCGGGCATTTGCCAGTGCAGTCAACAAAAGTCAGAGGTTCAACTTGAAGGCCATATCGGAGAAGGAACGAAACTCTCACCTTTACAAATCATACCTGAGGACTTTGACTAGAGAAGTATTGCATACCAACTTTAGGTCTTTCAGGGAGGTATTTATTCAAGGTAAGGGCTTGTCACCAGCTGCTAGCCACTTCAGAGATGAACTGTGGTTCCAGTATCTTGACAAAAAAAGGGAGGGTGCAGATGAGACGGCATTCCTTGTTTTCCTGTCAAGCAGAGAGGTCGAAATCTCAGTTAATAGTGAGGAGATTGTGGAAGAGGAAGCACTGTCTCCAAAGGCATTGGCCAAATGCATCTTAGACATGCTAATGGCTGACAGAAgttcaaaaaatattaaggtcAGTTCAGCTGAGCCAGCCATTCGGAAAAGTATTGAAGCACTTCTTGACCTTGTACTTGTACAAAGAGGGAAACGGTTGGTTTTTgactttggatttttaaatgggaAGTGGCTCCCTGATAGACTTCTCAGATTCAAGGAAAGTCTTAAAGCTCGATTGAAAAATGCAGATATTGAATTCAGTGCTCTGGATGGATATTCTTTTGAGATGGATGATATCTGTGATGTTTCTAGTCGATATTGTGGTGATAGGTTGGAGCAGGATGTGGTAGAGTTCCtcgaaaaactttgtttttcttttaatcagCCAGGCATCCTCGAGATGGAGTCGCAGGTCAAAGCGGAGGTAGCCAAGTTCCTGAACGTATCTGATGCCAGCAATGCCTATGGGAAGTTCTTCAGCATGATGTACTCTTGGGCAGAGAGTAAGGATGCTAGATACATGACAGAGAAAGAtgtgaaaaggtttttttatgaaaggaaGAGGGAAATGGCAGGGGGAATCAGATTCAACCTCAGGCACCCTGTGTATGACTTTGTTGGAAGGGAACAACCGCTGAGGCTAGTCCATGAATTACTTCAAGGAGGGTCCGAGGCCAACTGCTCCGTGGTTCCTCGTGCTGTGGTCATCTCTGGCCTTGGTGGAATGGGAAAAAGTGAGCTGGCACGGGAATATGCAAAGCGACACCACCCATCGCAATATGGTAATGTTATATGGATTGATTCAGAGAATAGGGAACGACTGGAGTGGTCGTTCAAAATGCTAGCATTTGGCCGCCTGGGTATTCTGAAGGAAGACAAGAATGGGGAGTTGAAAGACATTGAGATTATTGTTCAGGAGACTTATGACTTTTTCTGTGGCAAGAAAACCCTATTTATTTTTGACAACGCAGTGTACAGTGAACATCTTGCTATGTTCTTCCCAAAGTTCTCCCATGGGGATGAGCAGGTGTTCGTGTTGATGACGGCTCGCACAAGGGATTGGAAAGGATTTCCCATTGTAGACCTGGACAATTTCTCTCCTGAAGAGGCTTTTGAATTTGTTCAACTATCTGTCGGCCAATGCTCTGACTGGGATTCTCATTTGGCTCataagctattaaaaaaattggattatTTTCCCCTGGCCCTAAAGCAGGCTTGTTCATACATTGAGGAGATGGCTCATGTTCCTGATTCACAGAATTCCCCAATGACTAAATACCTAAGCCTATTTGATAGGAGTTCTGAGGAGTTGCTCAAGTCTCCCTTCAGGAAGGAGCTACTGAACAGTTATTCTGAGACGACCTATACCACAATGAAGGTAGCCATGGATCATGTGCGGCTTTCAAAGATTGGAAAACCTGCTCTTCACATCCTTAATGTCATAACATTTCTTTCTCCTGATAGCATACCGATTGACACGCTGAGAAATGCCTACCCTAGATTCACCACTAAAGAAATCGATGCTTCCCTGGACTTGCTGCAAAAGCTGGCAGTTGTGAAACTGAATGAGTCGCAGGCCATAATACATCGCATGGTTCAGTCTGTGAACAAGATAAGTTTGAGGAAAACTGGACAGAAGGAGGAGATAATATATGAAGCAATGAGGTTGGCCGAGGTAATGGATGTGGAACACCAAATGTCAGTATGGAACTCTGTTTGCGAGCACAAGCGCTTAGTTAGAGCCTTCTGTCGAATCCCAGGCAAGATATCTGAGCAGCTTTCGAAGAAACTCATGTCCAGTCCGGCTCTGGATTTCATGCAAGGAGCGATTAAAGACCTGTCAAAACACCTTGGTCCTGAGGATTATGAGACGCTGTGTGCGAGGAGAGATATTGGTCGGATTCTTTACTATGATGGAAAGTTTGAGGATGCCGCCAATGTACAGAAGCAGATCTGGGAGGATATGAGGAGGGTGCTGGGAAAAAATGATCCAGACATATTTGTAACAATGCACCACTATGGAATGTCTTTGCAGAGTGCTGGAAAATATGAGGAGTCTCTCAAAGTATTTAAGGAACTCGTGGACCGTGGTTCAGTCATCATGGGTGCTGAGCACTCAAGTGTTCTTTTTGCCAAAGAACAGCTGGTTCAGCTGCACCGACGACTTggaaaaaaggatttgaatgagGAGAAATATTTAGGAGAGCTGGAAGACTGGGCCAAGACCGTGATCAAACAGAGAGAGGTTAGTCATCACAGGAAAGAAACTTCAGATAAATCATATTCAAGGGCAACACAGGGTAGCAAAGTCGAGGAATACCAAAGACTGCTGTTGAAGAAAGCTGGATTTATTGAACAAGTTGACTTTGACGACCTACTCAATGCTTATCTGATACTGGCTAAGAAGTGTTCAGAACAAGAAAGGCTTGGTGAGGGGTGTGAGTACTACAAGTCAGCACTGGAGTTGCTAGAGAGAGAATATGCCTCAGATCACCCGAAAATAAAGTTGGTGCGGATAGAAATAGCCCAACTGTTGATATTAATGGGGAGACATAAGGAAGCTTTAAAGTTCTTGCAGGAAGGAGATATGATGAAAGGTAATGTTTGGGGTGACTTATATGCCTCCCAGCACTCTTTCTTCATGGCTAGGGCCTTGTGGGGTATGGGTCAGAGTGAGGAATCATTCAAGTACATAGCACAGTGTTTACGTCTGAACAAAAAGGATGGCATGGCTGACAGCGAAGTCATCAGTTTCTGCGAAGCGATTATGTTTAAACTTACTAAAAGGCGTAGGTACAAAGAGATTATTTCTCTACTTCAAAGACTGCACGAAGTTTTGAAGGAGGACATAACCTTGGGTCCTCACTTGGAGGCCATATCTGAAACTCTGACCCCCTTAGCTGCCACAATTAGAGAAAATGGCTGCAAGAAGGAGGCTCTTGAGGTTTTGAAGTATGCTTTTCAGTTGCAGAAGCTGATGTATGGGGAGAATGACGTAAGAACATTGAGAAGCAAATTATGTTTTTCTCAGCATTACTGTGAATATGGTACTGATTCCTCAAGAAAGAAGGGAATCAAGTACTTAATCGAGGTGCAGGATGCAGTAATGGGCATGGAATTACCTGAAGAATTTGAGCTAAGGAAGATGGTGTTGTATTCCCTTAAGCGTTATCAAAATTGTTGA